The genomic segment GCGGCATGCCAAGCGCTGGCAGGACGTGGAAGAGCTGTTGCAGGCCGGTATCGATGTTCACGACGCTGAACATTCAGCAGGTTGAGGAGTTGAGGCGAAAGACGTGGTCCGGTGGCATCACCGGCGTACGCGTACGGGAGAACGGTCTCCGATCGGGTAATCGACCGAGGCCGATGAAATCCTGCCAGTCGACTTGCGCCGGAAGAAGTGCTAAAGCGCACCGAGGCCGGCAAGGTCTATCTCTGCCTGAGCAGGCGCAACGGGCGCGAAGATTTTTCCTCAAGGGCGACCTGGTCATCGCTACGCGGACTCGCTGCGCCGCACCGCTGACCATGTCGATGCCGACGTCAGGACTACCGCGATCTAAAATCCATCAGGCGCGTATGGGCCACACGCGACGCGCTGCTCGCCTGCGTCAGTCCGCGTGAGGAGGCGAACGCGTGGTGCGTGCCACCGCGCGGCTAGCCGAGGCTTTGGACGCACCACGGCACGCAGTCTACGTGGAAACCCCAAGGTTGCAGCGCCTGCCCGAAGCGGAACGCACGCGCATTCTCAGCGTCCTCAAGCTGGCCCGGTTTGGGGGCGAACACGACGACGCTGGCCGGCGAGAATATCGATGAAACACTGGTTGGCTATGCCCGCGATAATAATCTCAGCAGGGTCGTGATCGGCCCGGGGTGCCGGCGAACACGACTGGAATGTAGCTGGCCTGGCGCACGACGCTCGCGGATCGGGTGCCGCAGAAGGCACCGGAGCTCGATGTGATGCAGATTGCGCGCGGCGCCAGGACAGGCCGCACTTTGCGGGTCGGCGCGACCGTCGAGAATCCGCCAGTGGCGGCAAATCGCGTGTGCTTCCGTATCTAGTCGCGGCAGGTGCTTGTGCGCTCACCAGCTGGTCGCAACGGGCCTGCTGCCGTATTTTGCGCTGGCCCAACATCGTCATGCTGTTTCTGTTGAATGTGGTGCTGGTGTCGGCGCTACGGGCCGCGGCCCGGCGATCCTTTCGGCATTTCTCTCTGTCGCATCCTTTGATTTCTTCTTTGGCCTACAACTTTTCTTTCGCGGTTTCAGACGTGCAATACCTGTTGACGTTCGCCATCATGCTGGCGGTTGCGTTGATCACGGCGCAACTGACAGCCGGCCTGAAGATACCGGGCACGAATCGCCGCAGGCACCGGGAGGGTCGCGCACGTGCCCTTTCGAAATGGCGCGCGAATTATCCGGGGGCTGTTGACGTTTGAGCAAGGTCGTGGAGATGGGCGATGCGCGCATTGAAGAGACTTTCCGTGCCAAGGCGGCGCGGTTCTGCCAGATCGAGGGAGACCGGCTGGACTTTTCTGGCACGGATCGCACCGCCCGCGTATCAACGAATCGATTGCGCAGTGGGTCTATGACCGCGGCCAGCCGGCGGGATTGGGCACCGATACGCTGGCGGGCGGCAACGTACTCTATCTGCCGCTGACGGCGCCCATGCGCGCACGCAGCGTGCTGGGGGTGAGACCGAGAATCCGCGATGGCTGCGAGTCCCCGAAGCAACCGGCAACCGAAACATTCGCGTCGCTGATCGCGATTGCACTGGAGCGTGTTCACTATGTTGAAGTGGCTCGTGAAGCGATCCTGAAGATGGAATCGGAACGCCTGCGCAACAGCGTGCTGGCGCTGTCGCACGATCTGCGCACACCGTTAACTGCGTTGATCGGCATGGCCGACGCCATGGCGCGCTCGGAACCGGCTTGCCGAAAACAGATCAGTGGGCGGAATCCATTCTCACCGGAGTCAGCGGCTCTCGCAACTGGTGGACAATCTACTCGACATGGCGCGCCACGGAAGCCGGTGATGTCAAACTCAATGCCGACTGGCAACCTGTTGAGAAGTCGTGGGAACCGCTTTGCGCGTAAGCCAACCGGTGTTGCAGCAGCATAAAGTGACGACCGACTTGCCGGCGAATCTGCCGCTGGTGCGCTTTGATGCCGTGCTGATCGAGCGTGTGCTTTGCAATCTCCTGGAGAACGCCGCCAAGTACACGCCTGCGGGGTCGCATATTGCCATTGCGGCAGCTCAGGCCGGCGGCTGGATGGAGATTGCGGTCCTTGACGACGGTCCGGGCTTCCCACCCGAATTCGCGGCACGGCTGTTTGACAAGTTCACCCGCGCCGAGCCCGAATCGACGGTACGTGGCGTGGGCTGGGTCGGCCAATCTGCCGCGCGGTTGTTGAAGCGCATGGCGGCAGCATTCGCGCCGAAAACATGCATCCGCATGGCGCACGCTTCGTGTTCACGTTGCCGCTCGAGACGCCGCCGGCGGCGGTGGAAGTTGAAGTTGAAGCTGAAGCTGAAGGCCGGACGCCGTGAGCGCCCGTCACGTCGTGCTAGTCGAGGACGAGCCGCAAATTCGCCGCTTCGTGCGTGTTGCGCTGGAGGAGGAAAGGTTGTCAGGTGTTCGAAGCCGAAACGGTGGAGCGCGGCCTGATCGAGGCCGGCACCAGGAAGCCCGATCTGGTCATCGTCGATCTTGGGCTGCCGGATCGCGATGGCCTGGAGTTGATCCGTGATTTGCGCGGCTGGTCGAACGTGCCCGGTGATTGTACTTTCGGCGCGCCGGGGGAAGCGGACAAGATTGCCGCGCTTGATCTGGGAAGCTGACGACTACCTGACTAAACCGTTTGGCGTCGGTGAAATGCTGGCGCGTGTGCGCGGCGCTGCGGCGAATCCGCGCGCAATGCCGAGTCGGGTAAGAGCATGGTTTCGTTTGGCGCCGTCAAAGTGGATCTCGCCAGTCGAGTGACACGAAAGGGTGGCGTGGAGGTGCACCTCACCCCATCGAATTCCGTTTTGCTCTCCTACCTGTGCACGCACAGCGGGAAGGTCTTGACGCACCGGCAACTGCTCAAACAGGTGTGGGGCCCTCGCACGTCGAGCAGACCACTATCCGCGAATCTTCGTGCGGCACTTGCGGCGGAAACTCGAAGATGATCCCGCGCAGCCGAAATTCCTGCTGACGGAAATCGGCGTGGGCTATCGGCTGGTGCTGCCATAGCACCGGCATTGCCGGACGCAATCGGGAATTTTGCCCAGACAGGTTTCTCCCATACTTTGCCGCAATCAGCGGCGCCGCAAACACTGCCGGTGACGGCGGGCTACTCGCGAGATCAACGCAAGAAAACGCTCACCCTCGTATAGAAATCGACGACGCTCTGTTCTTTATTGAAGCCATGCGCTTCGCCGTCATAGACCACATATTCGATCGGCTTGCCCGCTTTTTCCATCGCATCGCGCATCGTCGTTCCGTGAATGAGCGGAACGCGCTGGTCGTCGCGACCCATCGCCAGTAGCACCGGCGCCTTGATCTTGTCCGCATTTTTTGCCGGCGACGTTTTCTGGAATTGCTCGCGATCGCGATCCGCTTGTCACCGACCCAGCGCTTGAAGTCCGTTTCGTAATAGTCCGTCAAGCGCGCAGTATCCGACCATGAAACGGTCTGCTTCAACTCGAGATC from the Betaproteobacteria bacterium genome contains:
- a CDS encoding DUF4118 domain-containing protein, which codes for MLPYLVAAGACALTSWSQRACCRILRWPNIVMLFLLNVVLVSALRAAARRSFRHFSLSHPLISSLAYNFSFAVSDVQYLLTFAIMLAVALITAQLTAGLKIPGTNRRRHREGRARALSKWRANYPGAVDV